DNA sequence from the Chondrinema litorale genome:
GAGTGGTAGATGAAATAGGACCTAATGAAGATCATGCTTATGGAGTTGTTCAGATACTTACAGCCACATCTACATATACATGGATACATGAATTAGCACATCTTTTTGGTGCTCGGCATCAAAATGATCCAGCAGTTGGAGAAGCTCATGGTTATGGATGGTCTACAGGAACTCTTGCTTGGATAAACAGATATGGTACTATTATGCATACTTATGAAAGTAGTAGAGAAAGATTGTTGTACTTTTCTAATCCTGATATAACATATGAAGGAGAAGTTACAGGTATTGATAATACAAACTTTAATACAAAAGTGATTAATACAAATGGATGGGATTTAGCTGACTTTAGATATATTCCTTCAAATATGACAACTATGATATATGGACCTGGATTAGCAGATAGTGGAGATAACTTAAGCTTTAGCTGTAATATTTATAATGGTCAAAGTCCATTTAGTTATACTTGGGCAGTAGGACGTACTACTGTAGGAACATCAAATACACTTAGCTATACTATGCCAACTGATCAAGATTTAAATTTGAGATTATCAGTAACAGGAGGAGATGGACAAACTGCAAGTGCTACTTATTTTGTAAGAAACTCTTATGAGGATGGAGGTAATTGTACAGTATGTCCAGATAGTTTAGGATATGATATTTTTTATGATGACATAGATGTTGATAATATTGAAAGGGATCTTTTGTATCCAAATCCATCATCCAATTTAGTTCGATTGAAATTAACAGATCAACAATCCTCATTTAATGTTTTACAAATTATTGACTTAAGTGGTTCTATTAAATTTGAAACACAATTAAGTGAAGGTAATTATGATGATCAATTTATTGAATTAAACCTAGATGAATTGAAGCCGTCTATTTATTTTATTAAGCTAATAGGTCAAACTAATTCTCATTCTTTTAAATTCATCAAAAAATAATGGCGAATGTCCAAGTTTAGAATATTTGTTTTATTGACTGTATTGATTTTGGGTTGTAGTGAAGAAGATAGTCTTATACCTGAAGTTTATACAGGTAAAGTTACTGCATTAAAAAATGGAGAATCATGGGAATCTTTAGCTTATTTTGATTCGTTGGAACATATTCCAAATAGATATATTTTAAAGGCTCATGTTTACAATGAAAACTCATTTTGGAGAGAAACATTTGATATAAGGAAGTTAAAAGCATCATATGAAATTCAACCTATAATATCATATGAAACAAGTGAACCGGAAAAGGTTTCTTCTCATTATAATACTATGATTGATGATGGTGATGTAGTTGGAGATATTTATAGTTTAGATACAACAATTACTAATCATTATTTTCAAATCACAGATTATGATGCTAGTAAGCAGGAAATAACAGGCGTTTTTCAAGTATCATTTATCCTTACAAGAGATGATGGAGAGGGAGAAACCCCACCTCAAAAACTAGAGTTTACAGATGGTAAGTTCACTGTAAAGGTGAATAACGATTGGTTTGAATAAGGTAAAAATCCATATCTAATTTTTGATTTATTAGATATGGATTTTTAGGTTTAACTTGTAAAGCAGTGTTTTATTTGCTATATAAAAATACCTGATTAAGGGTATTTATTTAATTTGAAATGATTATTATTTTAATAAATAAAAATCATATTCAATGAAATTTTATATAATACTTATTTTTAAGATACTATTATCATATAGTGTATTAGCACAAAACACTAGTGTAAGAGGTAGAGGTGTTTATATAATCAAATTAAAACATAAGCCATATTTTAATCAGAAAGATTATGTTGATATAAATCTACCTGCAGGAGCTCAGCTAACATTTGATCTACCAGATGGACAAAGAGGTACAATTACTTTATGTTCAGATACAACTATTCGAAAGGTAAAGGAAGAAAAAGTTTTTATTGATAATTATGTGAGAACTAATTATTTGGGAAATAAGTATTACGCCATTGATATTAAACATGGAGATGATAAGCCTAACCTATTAATCATTAATCCTTGGACATGGAAAGACAATGAACAAATTAGACCAGCATTAGTAGATGATAAAACTAATATAGAAGATTTAAACACTAAACATTTTATAGATATTAAGCCTAATGAAAAAGTGAGCATATGGTATAACAAATGGGATTATGGTGCTTTAACAATACCTTTTGCAATTCGAAAAGCCTTAAATGATACTACTAAACTCACTGTAACAACAAATCTTAGTGCTGCTGTTCACATACGAAGAAGTTGGAATTACCAATCTTATAAAAATAGAAGAATAAAGGCAAAAATGAGTACCAAAGGGGCTTCATTTGGTGCTGTTTTAGGTTTTAGCCAAATAGGACTTACACCAAAAAACACGGATCTTGATGAAGACCCTTTAACAACAGAGGAAGATGGTTTGTCTATATTTACAGGACCATCTTTAGCTTTTAATTTATTTGGAGCTCAATTAGCTATAATATATGCATGGGATATAGGTATTGGTGAAGACTCCAAAAAGTGGAATTATCATAAAAAAGCTTTTTGGGGATTTGGTGTTGGAATTGAATTAGGGGCATTTTAAGATTATAATTATAAACACCGAATGCCCACTTTGGTATTATGTATCTTTGTTCTCTTCTTCTTGATCAAATACATCTAATCGTTCTTTACTGTTGTAATATTATAAATGCATTAATTGCTAATATTACAACCCCTGCATAATTTTTTCTGTGTTGTCTGCTAACATAGTTCCTATTTAAATTCTAAATCAATAGAAGTAATTATAAAAATATACACAATAGCTTCAAATGAAATTAAAAATAGGTGTAATAACTTGATATTTTCAAGTTGAATAATAATTTTTTTTACTCAAAATTTTGTATTATTATTCATTATCAAAGTTAAATATATTTTTTAATCATATTAAAAATAAATGAAAAGTTTATATTTCAAAGAAAAGCAGATTGTTTCTTCCTATTTGGTTAGAAGAGGATTAATTGATATACATGATGTAAGTACAAAAAAATATGAGGAAGTATTTAATAACCTACTAAACAAAACGAACTCAAAAAATGGAAAGGAATTATTGGATACTATAGAGAAGGGAAGAATAAATCTTCAAGTTCTTGTTCATTTACAAGATAAAGGAGATTTACTTTTCAGAGAATTACAGTTTGCAGGCACTAGGGGGGAGAGAGCTCGGTTAGAAGGTTTTAGTATAGCTATAAAACCAAATACTATTGATGGTTTAGGGCTTAAGTATATGGCTCATATAGAACATATTGGTGATCGTAGTTGGGAGATAGATCCAACCTTTGTAGGAACTAGAGGTAAAGGACTTCGT
Encoded proteins:
- a CDS encoding zinc-dependent metalloprotease, whose product is MKKTSLFLLLIIQLLLQSISYSQSSNPSYAIQKIQDFEKDKLSINKLNTYLKLQKSSRFKNVSLIEVSNITELIKNDEVIIDLFGETRINTKRLIYQNEEDFIWEGEFSNKGKISLFKENGRIYGQIRKKNKVFDIQYLEDGVATLIEYDMNKLNQLQCATEEKLTSQSLKNNSNKANTRTADDNIRPTVDVLCLYTPAALATGLSVTDVVNTAKNQWLSSQINSNVHPLIRIAGYEELNFIENYGGNDIGQDATELSNNVTAQQLRDQYQADLVILLTDGNYPGVGGVVDEIGPNEDHAYGVVQILTATSTYTWIHELAHLFGARHQNDPAVGEAHGYGWSTGTLAWINRYGTIMHTYESSRERLLYFSNPDITYEGEVTGIDNTNFNTKVINTNGWDLADFRYIPSNMTTMIYGPGLADSGDNLSFSCNIYNGQSPFSYTWAVGRTTVGTSNTLSYTMPTDQDLNLRLSVTGGDGQTASATYFVRNSYEDGGNCTVCPDSLGYDIFYDDIDVDNIERDLLYPNPSSNLVRLKLTDQQSSFNVLQIIDLSGSIKFETQLSEGNYDDQFIELNLDELKPSIYFIKLIGQTNSHSFKFIKK